In the Pectinatus sottacetonis genome, TTAATAATATTTTTCATGAGTATATTATACAACTATCATACACTAATAAAAGCTATACTGACAACGATAATAAACATTTTATCCATTATGTATTAGTGGTTTCTTATAACCGTTATATCTGCTTGGATCTTTACCGACTAAGACAGAAAGGAGTCATATTATTGTCTAAAAATCATTAAACATGCCTAGCGATATTTCTGTCGATGGCATGTATTTTTTTGTCATGAAGCATCTGAGAACGAACAAAAATTCTATTTTATCAAGTACTAAAGGAGCTGTTTTTACCACATGAAAAAACTTTCTTATAAGGAAAAATTCACTCAAGTTAATCGCGAAGCCCGTATAACATGTATAATAACTGCTGTCATCATAGCTTTTTGGTGGCTTACGGCTTTTGGTGTAAGTAAAGAAACAATGTTTTTTAATATGCCTTTATGGTTTATAGGTTCATGCATAGGTACTTATATTTTAGCAATAATTCTCGTTACCTTCGCCGTAAAAAAATTTTTTCTCAATTTCAACCTTGATGATGAAGATACCTCAAATAAAGAGGTGAATAAAAAAAATGCGTAGTTTCACTATATTAATTCCTTCTGCTATTT is a window encoding:
- a CDS encoding YhdT family protein, translated to MKKLSYKEKFTQVNREARITCIITAVIIAFWWLTAFGVSKETMFFNMPLWFIGSCIGTYILAIILVTFAVKKFFLNFNLDDEDTSNKEVNKKNA